A region from the Sphaerodactylus townsendi isolate TG3544 linkage group LG01, MPM_Stown_v2.3, whole genome shotgun sequence genome encodes:
- the OSTM1 gene encoding osteopetrosis-associated transmembrane protein 1 isoform X1: MAPALVLLLHGALLGLCSGDSLFPSRHLVLQSGQEGRVLEDWRQPLSLKLMQEAEDLSLLGSRDLAELEPECRELLTAFANSSMKLTGCLVRSARPVRLCQNCFRQFREINEQLENITRAVGVRNFSDSSKCSSSLLMSDRLQIVLILSTFFNDTWEKANCANCLKNNSEGLSNNTVMFLALFNASLTCFEHNLQAQEDSNYTQVCKNCSVTYKNLNALYKRMQESKQEHDAEEQSHLCIDVEDAMNITRKLWSRTFNCSVPFSDTVSVVAVSSFILFLPVIFYLSSFLHSKQKKRILILPKRIQSSASLVNIQEKCH, from the exons ATGGCCCCGGCCCTGGTGCTTTTGCTGCACGGAgccctgctgggcctctgctcCGGGGACAGCCTGTTTCCTAGCCGACATCTCGTATTGCAGAGCGGCCAGGAAGGCCGGGTGTTGGAGGACTGGCGCCAGCCTCTTTCACTGAAACTGATGCAGGAAGCTGAGGACCTGTCTCTGCTGGGATCGAGGGATCTGGCCGAGCTGGAGCCGGAGTGTAGGGAACTCTTGACCGCCTTCGCCAACAGCAGCATGAAGCTGACAGGTTGCTTGGTGCGGAGTGCCCGGCCCGTGAGGCTCTGCCAGAATTGCTTTCGCCAGTTTCGGGAGATCAACGAGCAGCTGGAGAACATCACCAGGGCTGTAGGGGTGCGT AATTTTTCAGATAGCAGCAAGTGTTCCAGCAGCCTCTTGATGTCTGATAGGCTACAGATTGTGTTGATCCTGTCGACATTTTTTAATGACACTTGGGAGAAAGCAAACTGTGCAA ATTGTTTAAAGAACAACAGTGAAGGCTTATCCAATAACACAGTGATGTTCCTGGCCTTATTCAATGCATCACTGACGTGCTTTGAACACAACCTCCAG GCACAGGAAGACAGTAACTACACACAAGTATGCAAAAACTGCAGTGTGACATATAAAAACCTGAATGCTCTGTACAAGAGGATGCAAGAGAGCAAGCAGGAACATGATGCTGAAGAACAGTCTCATTTGTGCATTGATGTGGAAGATGCA ATGAATATCACACGGAAGCTTTGGAGCAGGACTTTCAATTGTTCTGTCCCCTTCAGTGACACAGTGTCTGTGGTTGCTGTTTCTTCATTCATTCTCTTTTTACCTGTTATTTTCTACCTGAGTAGCTTCCTTCACTCGAAGCAGAAAAAGCGTATCTTGATTCTCC CTAAGCGGATCCAATCAAGTGCCAGTCTTGTGAACATCCAAGAAAAATGCCACTGA
- the OSTM1 gene encoding osteopetrosis-associated transmembrane protein 1 isoform X2 produces MAPALVLLLHGALLGLCSGDSLFPSRHLVLQSGQEGRVLEDWRQPLSLKLMQEAEDLSLLGSRDLAELEPECRELLTAFANSSMKLTGCLVRSARPVRLCQNCFRQFREINEQLENITRAVGNFSDSSKCSSSLLMSDRLQIVLILSTFFNDTWEKANCANCLKNNSEGLSNNTVMFLALFNASLTCFEHNLQAQEDSNYTQVCKNCSVTYKNLNALYKRMQESKQEHDAEEQSHLCIDVEDAMNITRKLWSRTFNCSVPFSDTVSVVAVSSFILFLPVIFYLSSFLHSKQKKRILILPKRIQSSASLVNIQEKCH; encoded by the exons ATGGCCCCGGCCCTGGTGCTTTTGCTGCACGGAgccctgctgggcctctgctcCGGGGACAGCCTGTTTCCTAGCCGACATCTCGTATTGCAGAGCGGCCAGGAAGGCCGGGTGTTGGAGGACTGGCGCCAGCCTCTTTCACTGAAACTGATGCAGGAAGCTGAGGACCTGTCTCTGCTGGGATCGAGGGATCTGGCCGAGCTGGAGCCGGAGTGTAGGGAACTCTTGACCGCCTTCGCCAACAGCAGCATGAAGCTGACAGGTTGCTTGGTGCGGAGTGCCCGGCCCGTGAGGCTCTGCCAGAATTGCTTTCGCCAGTTTCGGGAGATCAACGAGCAGCTGGAGAACATCACCAGGGCTGTAGGG AATTTTTCAGATAGCAGCAAGTGTTCCAGCAGCCTCTTGATGTCTGATAGGCTACAGATTGTGTTGATCCTGTCGACATTTTTTAATGACACTTGGGAGAAAGCAAACTGTGCAA ATTGTTTAAAGAACAACAGTGAAGGCTTATCCAATAACACAGTGATGTTCCTGGCCTTATTCAATGCATCACTGACGTGCTTTGAACACAACCTCCAG GCACAGGAAGACAGTAACTACACACAAGTATGCAAAAACTGCAGTGTGACATATAAAAACCTGAATGCTCTGTACAAGAGGATGCAAGAGAGCAAGCAGGAACATGATGCTGAAGAACAGTCTCATTTGTGCATTGATGTGGAAGATGCA ATGAATATCACACGGAAGCTTTGGAGCAGGACTTTCAATTGTTCTGTCCCCTTCAGTGACACAGTGTCTGTGGTTGCTGTTTCTTCATTCATTCTCTTTTTACCTGTTATTTTCTACCTGAGTAGCTTCCTTCACTCGAAGCAGAAAAAGCGTATCTTGATTCTCC CTAAGCGGATCCAATCAAGTGCCAGTCTTGTGAACATCCAAGAAAAATGCCACTGA
- the OSTM1 gene encoding osteopetrosis-associated transmembrane protein 1 isoform X3, with amino-acid sequence MLNFSDSSKCSSSLLMSDRLQIVLILSTFFNDTWEKANCANCLKNNSEGLSNNTVMFLALFNASLTCFEHNLQAQEDSNYTQVCKNCSVTYKNLNALYKRMQESKQEHDAEEQSHLCIDVEDAMNITRKLWSRTFNCSVPFSDTVSVVAVSSFILFLPVIFYLSSFLHSKQKKRILILPKRIQSSASLVNIQEKCH; translated from the exons AATTTTTCAGATAGCAGCAAGTGTTCCAGCAGCCTCTTGATGTCTGATAGGCTACAGATTGTGTTGATCCTGTCGACATTTTTTAATGACACTTGGGAGAAAGCAAACTGTGCAA ATTGTTTAAAGAACAACAGTGAAGGCTTATCCAATAACACAGTGATGTTCCTGGCCTTATTCAATGCATCACTGACGTGCTTTGAACACAACCTCCAG GCACAGGAAGACAGTAACTACACACAAGTATGCAAAAACTGCAGTGTGACATATAAAAACCTGAATGCTCTGTACAAGAGGATGCAAGAGAGCAAGCAGGAACATGATGCTGAAGAACAGTCTCATTTGTGCATTGATGTGGAAGATGCA ATGAATATCACACGGAAGCTTTGGAGCAGGACTTTCAATTGTTCTGTCCCCTTCAGTGACACAGTGTCTGTGGTTGCTGTTTCTTCATTCATTCTCTTTTTACCTGTTATTTTCTACCTGAGTAGCTTCCTTCACTCGAAGCAGAAAAAGCGTATCTTGATTCTCC CTAAGCGGATCCAATCAAGTGCCAGTCTTGTGAACATCCAAGAAAAATGCCACTGA